One segment of Solanum lycopersicum chromosome 1, SLM_r2.1 DNA contains the following:
- the LOC101259478 gene encoding uncharacterized protein isoform X4: MKVLNLTCSSSGCERNWSVFEHVHAETNAKQLMVLETELFEQKGSVVLQRLLRPPRYFNFKGSIWKACQICGEENHSAAGCSPLEKKKRRCFICGHYRHNGKYCKKVTACFICKRRGHLAKDCLNAKTQILQAQSCEFCLKCGDKGHDMFTCKDGYSSTDLEKIQCGVCKAFGHLSCVDYKDYGPKQVSCYNCGMLCHLSSDCLNLRRNIQLASPSCKKGGTGPSCSEGNNSADHTLQDEKKGDKYLLCERQRICKGPGSSSANGESAFSTTSDTISNLYSTSDVNAYVGNFQE; the protein is encoded by the exons GTGCATGCTGAAACAAACGCGAAACAACTGATGGTGTTGGAGACTGAATTATTTGAACAAAAGGGAAGTGTGGTGTTGCAGAGACTTCTG CGGCCCCCCAGATATTTTAACTTCAAAGGGAGCATATGGAAAGCATGTCAAATATGTGGTGAAGAAAATCATAGTGCAGCAGGTTGTAGTCCTCTTGAAAAGAAGAAACGTCGATGCTTTATCTGCGGTCATTATCGGCATAATGGAAAATATTGCAAGAAG GTCACTGCTTGCTTCATTTGCAAGAGAAGAGGTCATTTAGCCAAAGATTGTCTGAATGCTAAAACACAGATTCTACAAGCCCAATCTTGTGAATTTTGTTTAAAATGCGGTGACAAGGGACATGATATGTTCACTTGTAAAGATGGTTATTCCTCTACTGATCTTGAG AAAATTCAATGCGGGGTTTGCAAAGCTTTTGGCCATCTTTCATGCGTGGATTACAAAGATTATGGACCAAAACAAGTATCTTGCTACAACTGTGGGATGCTTTGTCATTTAAGTTCA GATTGCTTAAATTTACGTCGGAACATTCAGTTAGCTTCTCCTAGCTGCAAGAAAGGCGGGACAGGTCCCTCCTGCAGTGAAGGCAATAATTCAGCAGATCATACATTGCAAGACGAAAAGAAAGGAGATAAATATCTTTTATGTGAAAGACAAAGAATCTGCAAAG GTCCAGGATCTTCTTCAGCAAATGGTGAATCTGCGTTTTCTACAACCTCTGATACTATTTCTAACCTCTATTCTACAAGTGATGTTAATGCTTACGTTGGCAACTTTCAAGAATGA
- the LOC101259478 gene encoding uncharacterized protein isoform X5, which translates to MDYLVVVRLKELETQGHQVHAETNAKQLMVLETELFEQKGSVVLQRLLRPPRYFNFKGSIWKACQICGEENHSAAGCSPLEKKKRRCFICGHYRHNGKYCKKVTACFICKRRGHLAKDCLNAKTQILQAQSCEFCLKCGDKGHDMFTCKDGYSSTDLEKIQCGVCKAFGHLSCVDYKDYGPKQVSCYNCGMLCHLSSDCLNLRRNIQLASPSCKKGGTGPSCSEGNNSADHTLQDEKKGDKYLLCERQRICKGPGSSSANGESAFSTTSDTISNLYSTSDVNAYVGNFQE; encoded by the exons GTGCATGCTGAAACAAACGCGAAACAACTGATGGTGTTGGAGACTGAATTATTTGAACAAAAGGGAAGTGTGGTGTTGCAGAGACTTCTG CGGCCCCCCAGATATTTTAACTTCAAAGGGAGCATATGGAAAGCATGTCAAATATGTGGTGAAGAAAATCATAGTGCAGCAGGTTGTAGTCCTCTTGAAAAGAAGAAACGTCGATGCTTTATCTGCGGTCATTATCGGCATAATGGAAAATATTGCAAGAAG GTCACTGCTTGCTTCATTTGCAAGAGAAGAGGTCATTTAGCCAAAGATTGTCTGAATGCTAAAACACAGATTCTACAAGCCCAATCTTGTGAATTTTGTTTAAAATGCGGTGACAAGGGACATGATATGTTCACTTGTAAAGATGGTTATTCCTCTACTGATCTTGAG AAAATTCAATGCGGGGTTTGCAAAGCTTTTGGCCATCTTTCATGCGTGGATTACAAAGATTATGGACCAAAACAAGTATCTTGCTACAACTGTGGGATGCTTTGTCATTTAAGTTCA GATTGCTTAAATTTACGTCGGAACATTCAGTTAGCTTCTCCTAGCTGCAAGAAAGGCGGGACAGGTCCCTCCTGCAGTGAAGGCAATAATTCAGCAGATCATACATTGCAAGACGAAAAGAAAGGAGATAAATATCTTTTATGTGAAAGACAAAGAATCTGCAAAG GTCCAGGATCTTCTTCAGCAAATGGTGAATCTGCGTTTTCTACAACCTCTGATACTATTTCTAACCTCTATTCTACAAGTGATGTTAATGCTTACGTTGGCAACTTTCAAGAATGA
- the LOC101259478 gene encoding uncharacterized protein isoform X2 produces MGCSSAQLTSQSEPPLAEEKRSEERETIVHAETNAKQLMVLETELFEQKGSVVLQRLLRPPRYFNFKGSIWKACQICGEENHSAAGCSPLEKKKRRCFICGHYRHNGKYCKKVTACFICKRRGHLAKDCLNAKTQILQAQSCEFCLKCGDKGHDMFTCKDGYSSTDLEKIQCGVCKAFGHLSCVDYKDYGPKQVSCYNCGMLCHLSSDCLNLRRNIQLASPSCKKGGTGPSCSEGNNSADHTLQDEKKGDKYLLCERQRICKGPGSSSANGESAFSTTSDTISNLYSTSDVNAYVGNFQE; encoded by the exons GTGCATGCTGAAACAAACGCGAAACAACTGATGGTGTTGGAGACTGAATTATTTGAACAAAAGGGAAGTGTGGTGTTGCAGAGACTTCTG CGGCCCCCCAGATATTTTAACTTCAAAGGGAGCATATGGAAAGCATGTCAAATATGTGGTGAAGAAAATCATAGTGCAGCAGGTTGTAGTCCTCTTGAAAAGAAGAAACGTCGATGCTTTATCTGCGGTCATTATCGGCATAATGGAAAATATTGCAAGAAG GTCACTGCTTGCTTCATTTGCAAGAGAAGAGGTCATTTAGCCAAAGATTGTCTGAATGCTAAAACACAGATTCTACAAGCCCAATCTTGTGAATTTTGTTTAAAATGCGGTGACAAGGGACATGATATGTTCACTTGTAAAGATGGTTATTCCTCTACTGATCTTGAG AAAATTCAATGCGGGGTTTGCAAAGCTTTTGGCCATCTTTCATGCGTGGATTACAAAGATTATGGACCAAAACAAGTATCTTGCTACAACTGTGGGATGCTTTGTCATTTAAGTTCA GATTGCTTAAATTTACGTCGGAACATTCAGTTAGCTTCTCCTAGCTGCAAGAAAGGCGGGACAGGTCCCTCCTGCAGTGAAGGCAATAATTCAGCAGATCATACATTGCAAGACGAAAAGAAAGGAGATAAATATCTTTTATGTGAAAGACAAAGAATCTGCAAAG GTCCAGGATCTTCTTCAGCAAATGGTGAATCTGCGTTTTCTACAACCTCTGATACTATTTCTAACCTCTATTCTACAAGTGATGTTAATGCTTACGTTGGCAACTTTCAAGAATGA